In the genome of Candidatus Deferrimicrobium sp., one region contains:
- a CDS encoding 3-hydroxybutyryl-CoA dehydrogenase: MNISKIGVLGAGQMGSGIAQVSLMSGLQVVLNDISDAILDRSRAGIGKGLDILVRKEKITAPEKERAFSGLQTTTDLAGFASCDLVVEAATEREELKLSLFRKLDEAVPSGRILATNTSSISVTKIAAATKRPAQVIGMHFMNPVPLMKLVEVIRGLQTSQETFDATMALARALGKEPVPAADFPGFIANRILMPMINEAVYALMEGVGKAADIDAIMKMGANHPMGPLALADLIGLDTCLEVMNVLHQGLGDSKYRPCPLLRKHVEAGYFGKKTGRGFYTYDTP; the protein is encoded by the coding sequence ATGAACATATCGAAGATCGGCGTCCTTGGCGCAGGCCAGATGGGAAGCGGGATCGCGCAGGTCTCCCTGATGAGCGGTCTGCAGGTCGTCCTGAATGATATATCCGACGCGATCCTCGACCGGTCCCGTGCGGGAATCGGGAAGGGGCTCGATATCCTCGTCCGCAAGGAGAAGATCACGGCGCCGGAGAAGGAACGGGCGTTTTCCGGACTTCAGACGACGACCGATCTCGCCGGATTCGCCTCCTGCGACCTCGTTGTGGAAGCGGCGACGGAACGGGAAGAGCTGAAACTCTCCCTTTTCCGTAAGCTGGACGAGGCGGTCCCCTCGGGAAGGATCCTTGCCACGAACACCTCCTCCATCTCGGTCACGAAGATCGCCGCCGCGACGAAGCGTCCGGCACAGGTCATCGGGATGCACTTCATGAATCCGGTCCCCCTTATGAAACTCGTCGAGGTGATCCGGGGGCTGCAGACGTCGCAGGAAACGTTCGACGCAACGATGGCGCTCGCCCGCGCTCTTGGAAAAGAGCCGGTCCCCGCGGCCGATTTTCCCGGGTTCATCGCGAACCGGATCCTCATGCCGATGATCAACGAGGCGGTCTACGCCCTGATGGAAGGTGTCGGGAAGGCCGCCGACATCGACGCGATCATGAAAATGGGGGCGAACCACCCGATGGGACCGCTGGCGTTGGCGGACCTCATCGGACTCGACACCTGCCTGGAGGTGATGAACGTCCTTCATCAGGGATTGGGAGATTCGAAATACCGTCCGTGCCCGCTCCTGCGCAAACACGTCGAGGCCGGCTACTTCGGGAAGAAGACGGGGCGCGGCTTCTACACCTACGATACGCCATAA
- a CDS encoding enoyl-CoA hydratase-related protein, which produces MEYENLLIDVSERIATVTFNRPKSLNALNPATVRELGSAMEELSARPEVGAVLLTGAGEKAFIAGADISVMKGFTTLEALDFSLLGQRVLSFIESMPQPVIGVINGFALGGGCEVAMACDLLIAADSARFGQPEVNLGIIPGYGGTQRLARLVGRNLAKELVLTGEMISAQRAYEIGLVNKVVPAAELMGAAREIAKKILSRGPVAVRTAKMAMNRGLDLDLGNACALEASLFAAGFSTADREEGIAAFLEKRKANFTGK; this is translated from the coding sequence ATGGAATACGAGAACCTTCTGATCGACGTTTCGGAACGGATCGCGACGGTCACCTTCAATCGCCCGAAATCCCTGAACGCCCTGAATCCCGCGACGGTGCGGGAGCTCGGTTCCGCCATGGAAGAGCTCTCGGCGCGCCCGGAGGTCGGAGCGGTCCTCCTGACCGGCGCAGGGGAGAAGGCGTTTATCGCTGGGGCCGACATTTCGGTGATGAAAGGGTTCACGACGCTGGAGGCGCTTGATTTCTCCCTCCTCGGCCAACGTGTCCTCTCCTTCATCGAATCGATGCCCCAGCCGGTCATCGGCGTGATCAACGGATTCGCACTGGGCGGGGGATGCGAGGTGGCGATGGCGTGCGACCTGCTGATCGCCGCTGACTCGGCCCGGTTCGGCCAGCCGGAGGTGAACCTCGGGATCATCCCGGGATACGGCGGAACGCAGCGCCTGGCGCGCCTGGTCGGACGGAACCTGGCAAAGGAGCTGGTCCTCACGGGGGAGATGATCTCCGCGCAGCGTGCGTACGAGATCGGCCTGGTGAACAAGGTCGTCCCGGCGGCGGAGCTGATGGGCGCGGCGAGGGAAATCGCGAAAAAAATCCTCTCCCGCGGACCGGTCGCAGTCCGCACCGCCAAGATGGCGATGAACCGGGGACTCGACCTTGACCTCGGCAACGCGTGCGCGCTCGAGGCGAGCCTGTTCGCCGCGGGATTTTCCACCGCCGACAGGGAGGAAGGGATCGCCGCGTTCCTCGAAAAGCGGAAGGCGAACTTCACCGGGAAGTGA